One window of the Nocardia huaxiensis genome contains the following:
- a CDS encoding DUF1304 domain-containing protein, producing the protein MLAVVQILTVLAGLVHCYIFFMESIKFRDPKIHQGVFRVPAADVEAARPWAFNQGFYNLFLALGAFAGAALVRCEPAAGWALIIMSCGSMLAAALVLIAGDRSYAAAATKQGAVPALALLASLTQL; encoded by the coding sequence GTGCTCGCGGTCGTACAGATCCTGACAGTCCTGGCCGGACTGGTGCACTGCTACATCTTCTTCATGGAGTCGATCAAGTTCCGCGACCCCAAAATCCACCAGGGCGTCTTCCGAGTCCCCGCGGCAGATGTGGAAGCAGCCCGCCCCTGGGCCTTCAACCAAGGGTTCTACAACCTCTTCCTGGCCCTCGGAGCCTTCGCGGGCGCCGCACTGGTCCGCTGCGAGCCCGCCGCGGGCTGGGCCCTGATCATCATGAGCTGCGGCTCCATGCTGGCCGCCGCCCTGGTCCTGATCGCCGGCGACCGCAGCTACGCCGCAGCGGCTACGAAGCAGGGAGCCGTCCCCGCGCTGGCGCTGCTGGCCTCGCTGACCCAGCTCTGA
- a CDS encoding dienelactone hydrolase family protein, translated as MSDTGIVTEWIELAVGDGVLSAYVARPDGPGEYPGVVVGHEIYGQHESLLAVTERLAGLGVIAILPDLFHRAAPRERLEWNAEGRERGLALLRTLTRSDVVADVTACLGELHRRAATSVHMVGFSAGGHAAVYAATQLPFATVTAFSPGWLTNTDVPLSTPEPTIESAATITGKLVLILGSQDPLVDADARAVIANSLAEQRVNHEILIYDAPHSFTLPGRPAYREEYAEETWSKLEALLHP; from the coding sequence ATGAGCGACACCGGAATCGTGACCGAGTGGATCGAACTGGCCGTCGGCGACGGCGTGCTGAGCGCCTACGTGGCGCGACCGGACGGGCCGGGGGAGTATCCGGGAGTCGTTGTCGGACACGAGATCTACGGCCAGCACGAATCGTTGCTCGCGGTGACCGAGCGGCTCGCGGGCCTGGGTGTCATCGCCATCCTGCCCGACCTGTTCCATCGTGCCGCACCCCGTGAACGCCTGGAATGGAATGCCGAGGGCCGCGAGCGTGGTCTCGCGCTGCTGCGCACCCTGACCAGATCCGATGTCGTCGCCGATGTCACCGCATGCCTCGGCGAATTGCACCGCCGCGCAGCAACATCCGTGCACATGGTGGGTTTCAGCGCCGGTGGCCACGCCGCCGTCTACGCCGCCACGCAACTCCCCTTCGCCACGGTAACGGCCTTCAGCCCCGGCTGGCTCACCAACACCGACGTCCCTCTGTCCACCCCCGAACCCACCATCGAATCCGCCGCGACCATCACCGGCAAACTCGTTCTCATCCTCGGCAGCCAGGACCCTCTCGTCGATGCCGATGCCCGCGCCGTCATCGCGAATTCCCTCGCCGAACAGCGGGTGAACCACGAAATCCTGATCTACGACGCCCCACACAGCTTCACCCTCCCCGGACGTCCCGCATACCGCGAGGAATACGCCGAGGAAACCTGGTCGAAGCTCGAGGCCCTGCTGCACCCCTGA
- a CDS encoding AzlD domain-containing protein, which produces MTKALLYGTLALALGTFAFRFAGPVLRSRVKVSPRAIKLLEISSVVLLTALVVTTLVPSGGADFGFALPAGVLVAAVLAWRRAPILVVLIAAAVVTAGLRLLGVH; this is translated from the coding sequence ATGACGAAAGCCCTCCTCTACGGCACCCTCGCACTGGCGTTGGGCACCTTCGCATTCCGCTTCGCCGGACCTGTATTGCGCAGCCGCGTAAAGGTTTCCCCGCGCGCGATCAAGCTGCTGGAGATCTCCTCGGTCGTGCTGCTGACCGCCCTGGTGGTCACCACGCTCGTCCCGTCCGGCGGCGCGGACTTCGGATTCGCCCTGCCTGCAGGCGTTCTCGTCGCGGCCGTACTGGCGTGGCGTCGCGCGCCGATCCTAGTAGTCCTGATCGCCGCCGCAGTCGTCACGGCGGGCCTGCGCTTGCTCGGCGTCCACTGA
- a CDS encoding acyl-CoA thioesterase, producing the protein MGEDHPVAPKRFHTKVEVRWSDMDAFQHINHARMVTLLEEARIPWLFLDDRPTVGLKSGCVLADLRVQYKGQLRHEDSPLDISMWVERLRAVDFTVGYEVRAAGAAPDSPAAVIASTQLAAFDIDTQRLRRLTTEERDYLSLWQDA; encoded by the coding sequence CTGGGAGAAGACCATCCGGTCGCACCCAAGCGCTTCCACACCAAGGTCGAGGTGCGCTGGTCGGATATGGATGCCTTCCAGCACATCAACCATGCCCGCATGGTGACCCTGCTGGAAGAGGCGCGCATCCCCTGGCTGTTCCTGGACGATCGGCCGACCGTCGGGCTCAAGTCCGGCTGTGTGCTCGCCGACCTGCGCGTGCAGTACAAAGGCCAGCTGCGGCACGAGGATTCGCCGCTGGACATCTCCATGTGGGTGGAACGCCTGCGCGCGGTGGACTTCACCGTCGGCTACGAGGTCCGGGCGGCCGGCGCCGCCCCGGACTCGCCCGCCGCGGTGATCGCCTCCACCCAGCTGGCGGCCTTCGACATCGACACCCAGCGCCTGCGTCGCCTCACCACCGAGGAACGGGACTACCTGTCCCTGTGGCAGGACGCGTGA